A window of Synergistaceae bacterium genomic DNA:
TAACTTTTATGACATAAAAACTTAGAGGATTACATTTTCCTTATGTTCACCGAATACTTCTCTTAGTACGGAACATATTTCACCTACTGTTGCATAGCTGCGAACTGAATTTAGCATCAGAGGCAATAAATTCTCGTCGCCTTCAGCAGCTTTCCTAATATCCGATAGAGTGTCCCGTACTCTCAAATTATCGCGGCTGCTTTTTATCTGCTGCAACTTCTTTATCTGTTTTTTCCCCACTTCTTCATCCACTTTGAGCAGCTGTCCGTCATATACATCGTCTTCCGAATAATATTTATTGACTCCGACAATAATAGTCTCTTCATTTTCAATCGACTTTTGATATGAGTAGGCCGCTTCCTGTATCTCTCTTTGTGGGAACCCCAACTCTATGGCTTCTATCATGCCACCCAGATCATCTATCTTTTTTATGTACTTCCATACTTCCTCTTCAATTTGTTTGGTCAATGATTCAAGAGCGTAGCTTCCGGCAAGAGGATCAACGACATTTGTAATTCCTGATTCATGCGCAACAATCTGTTGAGTTCTTAATGCTATCTGTGCCGCCTTATCTGACGGAAGTGCCAAAGCTTCGTCCAAACTGTTGGTATGTAAAGATTGGGTGCCGCCTAAAACGGCTGCCATGCACTGAATTGTTGTTCTAACTATATTATTCTCTGCTTGCAGTGCGGTTAGGGTACAGCCTGCAGTTTGAGTATGAAAACGTAATGTTTGAGCCCCTTTGTCTGTTACGCCGAAACGATCTTTCATTATTGAGCTCCAAACTTTTCTGGCAGCTCTGTATTTTGCTATTTCTTCCAAGAAGTCGTTGTGTGCGTTAAAAAAGAAAGAGAGACGTTTTCCAAAAACATTGGGGTCCTGTCCAGATTTTATTGCCGCTTCAATATAGGCTATCCCGTCTGCCAGTGTAAAAGCCACCTCTTGAACCGCTGTGGAACCAGCCTCACGAATGTGATATCCAGAAATAGAAATCGTATTCCATTTAGGGATATTGTCGCTACAAAACTTAAATATATCTGTCACTAGACGCATCGACGGCCTCGGAGGAAATATATATGTACCTCTTGCAATAAATTCTTTTAATATGTCGTTTTGTATCGTTCCCGAAAGAGAATCAGCAGAGACTCCCTGCTTTTCAGCGACTGCTATATACATTGATAGGAGTATTGCTGCCGGAGAATTTATTGTCATTGACGTA
This region includes:
- a CDS encoding methylmalonyl-CoA mutase family protein, yielding MFDKEELKRIKNEQDVYESSVEKVLAKRPETKEDFLTSGGISLKRTYSPIDLEPIDYCDEIGFPGQYPFTRGVRPTMYRGRFWTMRQYAGFATAEESNRRYRYLLSQGTTGLSVAFDLPTQIGYDSDDPMALGECGKVGVAIDTLSDFETLFDKIPLDKVSTSMTINSPAAILLSMYIAVAEKQGVSADSLSGTIQNDILKEFIARGTYIFPPRPSMRLVTDIFKFCSDNIPKWNTISISGYHIREAGSTAVQEVAFTLADGIAYIEAAIKSGQDPNVFGKRLSFFFNAHNDFLEEIAKYRAARKVWSSIMKDRFGVTDKGAQTLRFHTQTAGCTLTALQAENNIVRTTIQCMAAVLGGTQSLHTNSLDEALALPSDKAAQIALRTQQIVAHESGITNVVDPLAGSYALESLTKQIEEEVWKYIKKIDDLGGMIEAIELGFPQREIQEAAYSYQKSIENEETIIVGVNKYYSEDDVYDGQLLKVDEEVGKKQIKKLQQIKSSRDNLRVRDTLSDIRKAAEGDENLLPLMLNSVRSYATVGEICSVLREVFGEHKENVIL